In the genome of Sphingomonas japonica, one region contains:
- a CDS encoding dihydrolipoamide acetyltransferase family protein, whose translation MMDIVMPAELEGTKAVVRSWLARVGDRVKANDPLVELETDKVTTEVPAPVDGVVSEILLDTDADARPGDVLGRIDPQARDADAEKPSAAAPPPQVRKQVAISAEREHRLSPSVRRAVRERGLDPAAIAGTGRNGRITRADVDAHVEAKPGTNLIVPHDRMRRMIADNMLASVTAAPHVTAVFEADFSRIIAHRAANKAAFADKGIQLTYTAYLVAASVAAMRAVPAINSRWHADHLELIDAINIGVGTALGNKGLVVPVIHRAQDLSLEGIAQRLQDMTARARSGKLGAADMKDGTFSISNHGVSGSLVATPIIIQQPQSAILGVGKLEKRVVVREVDGIDTIQIRPMAFVSLTIDHRVVDGHQTNGWLTAFVDALENWEG comes from the coding sequence ATGATGGATATCGTCATGCCGGCCGAGCTTGAGGGCACCAAGGCGGTCGTGCGCAGCTGGCTCGCGCGCGTCGGCGATCGGGTGAAGGCGAACGATCCGCTGGTCGAGCTCGAAACCGACAAGGTGACCACGGAGGTCCCCGCCCCGGTAGATGGCGTCGTATCGGAAATCCTGCTCGATACCGACGCCGATGCCCGGCCGGGCGACGTGCTCGGACGGATCGATCCGCAAGCGCGCGATGCCGATGCGGAAAAACCTTCCGCAGCTGCGCCGCCGCCGCAGGTCCGCAAGCAGGTGGCCATCTCCGCCGAACGCGAGCACCGTCTGTCGCCGTCGGTCCGGCGGGCGGTGCGCGAGCGCGGACTCGACCCTGCTGCAATCGCGGGAACCGGGCGCAACGGCCGGATCACGCGCGCCGACGTCGATGCGCATGTCGAGGCGAAGCCGGGCACCAATTTAATCGTCCCGCACGATCGCATGCGCCGGATGATCGCCGACAACATGCTGGCGAGCGTCACCGCCGCGCCGCACGTCACCGCGGTGTTCGAGGCCGATTTCAGCCGCATCATCGCGCACCGCGCCGCGAACAAGGCTGCGTTTGCGGACAAGGGCATCCAGCTTACCTACACCGCCTATCTGGTTGCCGCGTCGGTGGCGGCGATGCGCGCGGTGCCGGCGATCAACAGCCGCTGGCATGCCGATCACCTCGAGCTTATCGACGCGATCAACATCGGCGTCGGCACCGCGCTTGGCAACAAGGGGCTGGTCGTTCCGGTGATCCACCGCGCGCAGGATCTGTCGCTCGAGGGGATCGCGCAGCGCTTGCAGGACATGACCGCGCGCGCTCGCTCGGGCAAGCTGGGCGCGGCGGACATGAAGGACGGCACCTTTTCGATCTCGAACCACGGCGTGTCGGGATCGCTGGTCGCGACACCGATCATCATCCAGCAGCCGCAATCGGCGATCCTGGGCGTCGGCAAGCTCGAAAAGCGCGTGGTGGTGCGCGAGGTGGACGGTATCGACACGATCCAGATCCGCCCGATGGCGTTCGTGTCGCTGACGATCGATCACCGCGTCGTCGATGGCCACCAGACCAATGGCTGGCTGACCGCGTTCGTCGATGCGCTGGAGAATTGGGAGGGGTGA
- the mntR gene encoding manganese-binding transcriptional regulator MntR, whose product MHDDRTAALPDALEQARRFARVRSAHRTETQEDYVELIADLIAATGEARAADLAERLGVTPATVANTLTRLKRDGLVEMRPYRSIFLTDAGTAMAAQSKERHGVVVRFLLSLGVPEDVAEMDAEGLEHHLSAETLAAMRRFSGERG is encoded by the coding sequence ATGCACGACGATCGCACCGCCGCGTTGCCCGATGCGCTGGAACAGGCGCGCCGGTTCGCGCGCGTCCGATCGGCGCACCGCACCGAGACGCAGGAGGATTATGTCGAGCTGATCGCCGACCTCATCGCCGCCACCGGCGAGGCGCGCGCTGCCGATCTTGCCGAGCGGCTGGGCGTGACCCCGGCAACGGTCGCCAACACGTTGACCCGGCTCAAGCGCGACGGCCTGGTCGAGATGCGGCCCTATCGCTCGATCTTCCTGACCGATGCCGGCACCGCGATGGCCGCGCAATCCAAGGAGCGTCACGGCGTGGTCGTACGATTCTTGCTGTCGCTGGGCGTGCCGGAAGACGTCGCGGAGATGGATGCCGAGGGGCTGGAGCATCACCTGAGCGCCGAGACGCTGGCGGCAATGCGGCGGTTCAGCGGCGAGCGGGGATAG
- a CDS encoding Nramp family divalent metal transporter — MNPDPSAPTPSAAPGGWRTQSGDSLPEVFRTIAIPRDPRFWKKLGAFSGPGYLVAVGYMDPGNWATDLAGGSQFGYTLLSVILLSNVMAILLQALAAKLGIVTGRDLAQACRDHYSRPVGFLLWVACELAIVACDLAEVIGTAIALQLLFGLPLVWGVCLTALDVLLILVLQARGFRKLEAFIIALLIIIGGCFAIELALSQPAIGEVLRGYVPTSEVVTNPAMLYIAIGILGATVMPHNLYLHSSIVQTRAFDRDDAGKREAIKFATIDSSVALMLALFINSAILILAASTFHVAGRTDVAEIGDAYELLAPMLGAGIASTLFAVALLASGQNSTVTATLAGQIVMEGFLRIRLPAWQRRLITRLLAIIPAVTVAVLYGESGTAQLLVLSQVVLSMQLPFAVIPLVAFTSSRAKMGSFANPGWLKWAAWIIAAVIVGLNLKLLSSFFWTG, encoded by the coding sequence ATGAATCCCGATCCTTCCGCTCCCACCCCTTCGGCGGCTCCGGGCGGCTGGCGCACTCAATCGGGCGACAGCCTGCCCGAGGTGTTCCGCACCATCGCGATCCCGCGCGATCCGCGATTCTGGAAGAAGCTCGGCGCGTTCTCGGGCCCCGGCTATCTGGTCGCGGTCGGCTATATGGATCCGGGCAATTGGGCCACCGATCTCGCCGGCGGATCGCAGTTCGGCTATACCCTGCTGTCGGTCATCCTGCTGTCGAACGTTATGGCGATTCTGTTGCAGGCGCTGGCGGCAAAGCTCGGCATCGTCACCGGGCGTGACCTGGCCCAGGCGTGCCGTGATCACTACAGCCGCCCGGTCGGTTTCCTGCTGTGGGTGGCGTGCGAACTCGCAATCGTCGCCTGCGATCTGGCCGAGGTGATCGGCACCGCGATCGCGCTGCAACTCCTGTTCGGACTGCCGCTTGTCTGGGGCGTGTGCCTGACTGCGCTCGACGTGCTGCTGATCCTGGTGCTGCAGGCGCGCGGGTTTCGCAAGCTCGAGGCGTTCATCATCGCGCTGCTGATCATCATCGGCGGCTGCTTCGCGATCGAGCTGGCGCTGTCGCAGCCGGCGATCGGCGAAGTGCTGCGCGGCTATGTTCCGACCAGCGAGGTCGTCACCAATCCGGCGATGCTGTATATCGCCATCGGCATCCTCGGTGCAACAGTGATGCCGCACAACCTCTATCTCCATTCCTCGATCGTCCAGACGCGCGCGTTCGACCGCGACGATGCAGGCAAGCGCGAGGCGATCAAGTTCGCGACGATCGACAGCAGCGTCGCGCTGATGCTGGCGCTGTTCATCAACTCCGCGATCCTGATCCTGGCGGCATCGACCTTTCACGTCGCGGGGCGCACCGACGTGGCCGAGATCGGCGATGCGTACGAGTTGCTCGCGCCGATGCTCGGCGCGGGCATCGCCAGCACGCTGTTCGCCGTGGCGCTGCTCGCCTCGGGCCAGAACTCGACGGTGACCGCCACGCTGGCCGGTCAGATCGTGATGGAGGGGTTCCTGCGCATCCGGCTGCCTGCATGGCAGCGTCGGTTGATCACGCGGCTGCTGGCGATCATTCCGGCCGTGACGGTGGCGGTGCTGTACGGCGAGAGCGGGACGGCGCAGTTACTGGTGTTGAGCCAGGTGGTGCTGTCGATGCAGCTGCCGTTCGCGGTGATCCCGCTGGTTGCCTTCACCAGCAGCCGCGCGAAGATGGGCAGCTTCGCCAATCCGGGCTGGCTGAAATGGGCTGCGTGGATCATCGCGGCGGTGATCGTCGGGCTCAACCTGAAGCTGCTGTCGAGTTTTTTCTGGACGGGTTGA